GAACGACTCGGACTCCTCGCAGACGGTCGTCTCGTCGTATCGAGTGCCGTCGACGAGCGGGACGGCACGCGGTTCGGTGTCGCTCATCGGTAGCGGAGACTCGGATCTGAGCGGTCCAGACGACTCAGGCGCCCTCTTCGAGCGGATTGTACGCGCCGTTGATGTCCCACTCGTGGAGACAGAAGGGGTCGCCGGCGAGGCGCTCGCCGTCCCGCTCGACGACGGTCCAGGTGCCCGACTCGTCGT
This DNA window, taken from Halosimplex litoreum, encodes the following:
- a CDS encoding HEWD family protein — translated: MTTIVPPRERECERCGRTDVWNDESGTWTVVERDGERLAGDPFCLHEWDINGAYNPLEEGA